In Calypte anna isolate BGI_N300 unplaced genomic scaffold, bCalAnn1_v1.p scaffold_147_arrow_ctg1, whole genome shotgun sequence, a single window of DNA contains:
- the LOC115600234 gene encoding zinc finger protein 3-like, with protein MSYTCPDCGKGFSRRWNFIQHQRIHTGEKPFKCSECGKEFTRSSNLSQHLRVHTGEKPYKCLECGKEFTQISNLSKHRHIHTGEKLYPCTHCGKAFNNSTSWIDHQHVHTEEKPYTCPQCGKGFTASWGLTQHLRIHRGERPYKCPDCGKSFSRTSVLIRHCLIHTGEKPYSCPHCSKSFRQSSHLLRHQRLHRGEQP; from the coding sequence atgtcctacacctgccctgactgtgggaaaggttttagcaggagatgGAATTTTATTCAGCATCAGCGGATCCATAcaggtgagaaaccctttaaatgttctgagtgtgggaaggagtttacccggAGTTCCAATTTGTCACAGCATCTCCGCgtccacacaggagagaaaccctataagtgtctggagtgtgggaaggagtttacccagatCTCCAATTTATCAAAACATCGCCACATCCACACgggagagaagttgtatccctgcactcactgcgGGAAAGCTTTCAACAATAGCACCTCTTGGATAGATCACCAACACgtccacactgaggaaaaaccctacacgtgtccccagtgtgggaagggcttcacagccagctggggtctcacccaacacctacggatccataggggtgaacgtccctacaagtgtcctgactgtgggaagagcttttccAGGACCTCTGTGCTCATCAGGCATTGtctcatccacacaggagagaaaccctactcgtgtccccactgctccaagagcttcagGCAAAGCTCCCACTTGTTGAGACATCAGCGACTCCATAGGGGTGAACAaccctaa